Proteins from one Triticum aestivum cultivar Chinese Spring chromosome 7A, IWGSC CS RefSeq v2.1, whole genome shotgun sequence genomic window:
- the LOC123149933 gene encoding uncharacterized protein: MDANCRTDLAAGVDPPPIATGGDWRTQLQPRGRSRIVNIIMEAMKNFLRVSKPEELNQLREIAAGFENRAYTAATNLSNYLRKISLRMLSMEMKTQQAPRNSRVVPDQTNSRKELPIWTIYGPIGWDPTAGTPPTGGVWRAKLQLKDRSRIVDMIIETLKTRLTLPAPEDLNQLREIVVRYEKRIYIEATNQSDYLPKISLKMLSMEKKKTQQVPRNAHRISDQNNSRKPHTQASQKRARLNY; this comes from the exons ATGGACGCCAACTGCCGGACCGACCTTGCCGCCGGCGTTGACCCACCCCCCATAGCTACCGGAGGCGATTGGCGAACCCAGCTCCAGCCCAGAGGGCGCAGCAGGATCGTCAatattat AATGGAAGCTATGAAGAATTTTCTGCGAGTATCTAAGCCAGAGGAGCTGAACCAACTTCGAGAAATCGCTGCGGGATTTGAAAACCGGGCCTATACTGCGGCAACCAATCTG TCTAATTATTTGCGGAAGATTTCTCTGAGAATGCTCTCTATGGAGATGAAGACACAACAGGCCCCTAGAAATTCTCGAGTGGTTCCAGATCAAACCAACTCCCGGAAG GAATTGCCGATCTGGACCATTTACGGGCCCATCGGGTGGGACCCCACCGCAGGGACGCCCCCAACCGGAGGTGTTTGGCGTGCCAAGCTTCAGCTCAAGGATCGCAGCAGGATCGTTGATATGAT AATAGAGACTCTGAAGACACGTCTGACATTACCTGCGCCAGAGGATCTGAATCAACTTCGAGAAATTGTTGTGCGATACGAAAAGAGGATCTATATTGAAGCAACAAATCAG TCTGATTATTTACCGAAGATTTCTCTGAAAATGCTCTCTATGGAGAAGAAGAAGACACAACAGGTTCCTAGGAATGCTCATCGAATTTCAGATCAAAACAACTCCCGTAAG
- the LOC123149932 gene encoding uncharacterized protein, producing the protein MRTFLRVESDHVTPDGCILRLPPAQIVDVKLRVVKTWAVFEDLTIPLDHDVDDNDSEAHVHGAWRWNCSNVGPCSGPHAADSMQPQTPTAGPSSPPQAQATQAPRDFRQPLVGGPLLPPAAAPVDALVLFDGSEGIKGAAQGSDLSGTFTPSVDVPNSFSALDLDGGDTSLLSVKDSTSLGSEAHEATMCRKMAANKRATDAVKLRRSRRLTDKGDGQFVDMTTKAMRVKARRFDLQHASHDLVEALDSSGLTSSPEDPVLDSDALALIAKLCGAEPVEVQEVSSPAP; encoded by the exons ATGCGCACCTTTCTCCGCGTTGAGAGTGACCATGTCACCCCGGATGGGTGCATCCTTCGCCTTCCGCCAGCCCAAATCGTTGACGTCAAGCTCCGTGTCGTCAAGACTTGGGCCGTTTTTGAGGACCTCACCATCCCCCTCGACCATGACGTGGACGACAACGACAGTGAAGCTCATGTCCACGGTGCCTGGCGGTGGAACTGcagcaatgttgggccttgctctGGCCCACACGCTGCAGATTCCATGCAGCCACAAACGCCAACTGCTGGGCCGTCCTCGCCTCCTCAAGCTCAAGCCACGCAAGCCCCTCGCGACTTTCGCCAACCTCTCGTCGGCGGTCCTCTGTTGCCACCAGCTGCGGCCCCTGTTGATGCGCTCGTGCTGTTCGATGGCAGTGAGGGCATTAAGGGCGCCGCCCAAGGCTCTGACCTCTCCGGCACCTTCACGCCATCGGTCGATGTCCCCAACTCTTTCTCCGCGCTCGACTTAGATGGTGGTGATACCTCACTTCTCTCGG TCAAGGATTCTACCTCGCTTGGGTCTGAAGCGCATGAGGCCACGATGTGTCGTAAAATGGCTGCTAATAAGAGGGCCACCGACGCTGTCAAGCTCCGCCGCAGTCGTCGCCTCACTGACAAAGGGGATGGTCAGTTCGTGGACATGACCACGAAGGCCATGCGTGTCAAGGCCCGTCGCTTCGACCTGCAGCACGCCTCTCACGACCTCGTCGAAGCCCTGGATTCCTCTGGACTCACCAGCTCCCCAGAGGATCCGGTGCTGGACTCCGATGCCCTTGCTCTCATTGCCAAGCTCTGTGGCGCTGAACCGGTGGAGGTTCAGGAGGTGTCCTCGCCGGCGCCGTGA